The nucleotide window GTAACCATGTTGTAGGGCCATGTAATTCATTGTGATTGCGCCGTGATACAATatattgtgtgttgtggtgctGATGTATACACAAAGGTGTAGTCACATCACCACAATGCATTGCTGAGAATGGCCCATACACTTTGTGTGAGAGGTAACCCACGGAGCTCTTCCCTCACCCATGGATGGTGTATGGTACTTTTATTATTGACCCCCGGCATTCAGGGTTTCTGACAGAGGTTCAGGTAAAACAAACCTTGACAAGCTGTAACCGGGGACACGAAGGAGTTACACTTCCCGGCACGTCCTGCCATCCAAGGCTGCAGTGTGGCGCCCTCCGGAGCTCATGTCACGTGTGTTGTACCGGGCTCTCTATCCGCTCCCAGGAATCAACACCGCCGCCTCGGAAAACCCATTAAAGTTTTCCTGTTTCCGCAAACGCCGCCATGTTGAGGCCGTGTCACTTACTAGGGGAAGCAGGGAGGGACAAAACACCGAGGGACTGAAACTTCGCCCTTCACTGCCTTAATTACACTTTATCAAAGCTTTATtgtccaggaaaaaaatgaacaaagatacACACAGACATATTTCTTCTATGCAGTGATTTAGCAGAGAGTTTCTATTCCTCTATTGAGATACAATCACTgcaaacaatgtattttaaagggaaccttttAGTAGCTGTACAAGTATGCATGGAAAAgtcataatacataataattttacCAAAGTGCTACCTTTGCCATTAAAAAGAATCCgctatagattttttaaataacatttttattgaacaatgatGACATACAGGTTAAATAGCTatagtacaaacaatgacagcaAAGACCCATAAAGGTAAACTGAATAGCAATAGAATGTAGGTATACCAAACAAAAGACACCACATAACAAAGGAACACTCCGTTGTTCATCATTTGGTTTGTTAagtacgtacacacgtccaatgcttctcgtctgataatcggctctaggctgatatcagacgagaatctggcgtgtgtacagcgcccatcgtccatcgcccgaacgaccctcctggcagatccacggacgatggacaacaaacgatcgtaatggaagtgaagcgCAAAtcgggtgctgctccgtcgttctccccgtcccctctccattgagcagaatggtgctgtatgtacagctctcgttcatgcatcgtgcagttcttagtcgctggaaaggatcctGATTTTGCAATTAtcgcatgtgtgtacccagctttaggaCCTGGTTGTCAACACAAGTATAGAGTAATTGTCCAAAAGTTAATTAGAGAAAGGATAAAAGGGGGGGGAGTAACTATAAGGATACTAAAGGACTGGTAGTGGCACCTGCAACACACAAAAAAGACACAATAGAGAtataaaggggagggggggttgtCATTTGGATCCCAACCCTTGAACAaaaataatcaacaaaaatgAGAACCAGAAAAGGGTATACAAGAATATACAAAATTGCATGTATCTGAAATTAAAGAGATGGTGGTTTGGTtcccatattaatattattattactacacagtatttatataccgccatcaaattacgcagcgctgtacaaagtccataatcatgtcactagctttccctcaaaggagcaaTGTAATGTCCGTACCTccatcatatgtctttaatttaGTCTCAGGTAAAATTTTTGGGGGAcaccaattaccctaactgcataattttttgggatgagggaggaaaccccTACCCACAAGAGTGTGATACCGGGATGTATTGCACAATACCTCTATGACCTCAGTGTAGTTTTGCTTTTGTAAAGTGAATCAGTAGTTAGATTACAGTCATCACATTTATTACATGTGCTTAAAATGACTCTATCATGAGAAAAATATGAGAACTGTCAATGCTGAGCACTTTTTCTATAAATCCTAGTTATtggctgtgtatatatatatattcaatacttTAGAGTCACAGGTCCAGCAACAGCATGCTGGAAATGAGTGTCAGAATTCCTTATCcttatatttgttccaggtcagagaCTCAGAAAACACTGAAGCCAATGCATCATCATGACAACACAAATATTCTCAAAATAAATGTCAGCAGTATGGGTTTACTCAGGAATCAGGGGGCCAGCAACAGCAGATGACATCCCCAAGAGCTTTAGGAAATGTCTGGGGGACCCTTAGGATTGAATCGTCTGACCAAATTGCTCTAACAATGTAAGGGAGAATGGTAAGGAGTGCAAAACTGAcgagtatgtaatatacattgtgcaggggtcagatgtatatcattttaaataactTCTGTCACTCACTATGTAGAATGCTGATTGTTCATCTAAATCATTATTCTGTccctaaatttattatttttatttgcaccatTATTTTACAAACAGTGAGACCACAGAgcaaaaaacacattgccaagCTAAAAGGCAAATTGAAAATCTGCTATTCTGTTGTAATAAAAGTCaccatatgtatgtgtatttaccTCTAGAATCTGTGTTTCAGTTACCAGCATTTGCAGTCCTGTATGTTGACTGTTAATTTAGGAGAGACATTTCAGGCAGAACAGCTACTACATAACACCAGAAGTTGTTTTGTGTTAACGTCACCCAATACAAATGGGAAAACAAATCTATTACAAAACactaaatgtatcttttatttgcGCTGAAAAAATTTTGTttctaattattaaattatttttgtgcctGTGTATATTTTATGGCAAGACTGACTATGTTTATAAAGCATATCAATCAAAATGAGAGAACTATTATCTTAAATAGTTCAATTTTTTGTTAGAGTTTACCACCTATACATGAGCTTAGTATTCTGTGTAGTGTTTGCATGTAAATATCAACTTCCAGCCCTATACTTGGAAGGCATAACTAAACCTAAGAACATATATGTTACATATTGCAGCGTACTAGTTCTTGGGTGtgcattttttgtccttttttccaagctaagaaatatagaaaatgtaaacttcatcatctttaagttaaaaaaaaaaaaaaaagtgcagcactgcccccttaatcgcctaggcaatcaagaatgaatgggagcccagagcctcctgtgatacctacgctgctccttctgcacaaagagcccttaaaacccatcttttcaaaatgACCTACCCAACCCCATTCAGTCTCATAAAACCGCACTACttatccatatcccccctcctattgtgtgctactttcccccacctcttagattgtaagctcttttgggtggggccctctcctcctgtgtaacggtttgcatctatctgtcatttgcaaactctatttaacgtacagcacaACGTAATATGGAGGCAcgttataaatacagtttaataataaccGATGCTAGCATATTGAACCACAGGAGGGAGGAAAACATGCAACTCAGAGAGCACTTTTCAGATGCTGCATAAATGTATCTTTGCTGCACGGATTAATCTAAAGAAATAAGCTGCCATATCAAAGGACTGCTGAGACAACTACATGCAGCTTATAAAGCCTCATGAAGAAGTTTGCAAACTTTAGGATTGCTGCTTGGCACCCTGTCTTCAAGGACACCCTAACAAATGTTACCCATGCTGCTGGCACACCCCTGGTTCAGCATGCCAACACCTCAGCTGGAGGAAGACCCAAGAAGAGTGCAAACTGTAGAGTCTTGAGAAACCAAGAGTAGATAATTCTggaagatcttttttttaatcattgagTCAAGATAATGAGAATGTCTGTTAAAACACACCCCTGAACAGGTAAGTTATCATAGGTAAAATAACCTGAAGCATGGTCTAAGACATCCCAGTCCTCCACTTCAGAAGTTTCCAGGAAAAGTGTTAAGGTAGGAAGAACTGACTGTCCCTTGAAATTAAagatggaagaaaacaaaaaccatACAGGATCATTTcctatttattaacaaatttggTCTCCTTGGCTCACCTTGCAAAATTTGATTGTGCTCTATTGTGCATTTGACTGCATTCCTGGTTGACACACTTGTGACCTTTTCCAATTTTCATTATGGTCTGTGGTTCATCAGAAATATTTTTGGAGATAGGCTTTGTTATACTACTTTTTATTATGATCTTCGTTATAATTAATTTGGTTTATCATAATCCTATTTTCTATCACCATTGTACCTAATTGGCTTACTATTTTTTTGTATGCTGTCTTTAAACCTACTAAAAATCATTAGAAAGTATAGTGGAAGAAATTTTAGAAAGGAATATAGAAAATAGCACAACCCTTTCCTGGTAGATGGTACAAAATTGGTTCTTACAGCAGGTAACCAATTCTCTTCCAGCAGATGTGATAGCTATAAGGAACATTGGCTTTAAGAGCAGATGCAAGAAACACTTAgcatcaagaaaagaaaaactatatgATTGACAGGTACaatcataaattgtttttttagcattCACTTGCTCGTTTGCCAATCAAGGCCAACAGCACAAATATCTTTAAGCAAGCTGTGACCGGGGCCATTATTCAGAAAAGACTAACACGAGAAACATATACCGGTATGTCATAGCAAAAGATTCaaggacagttaaaaaaaatgtggaaattaaAGGcattggcagattttttttaaagtgacaacaACATCAGAAGTGAGCGCTGGATCAGTTAGGCATTGCTATCAACCTGCATGCCATTGAATATGAGGAAGCATAACTACATCTAAGGAACCTTCCCTGGCAGCAGAGTCAGCATCAAGGATTGACTACAGCTAGGTGAAAAACTTCTGTAATTTCTGCGGAAGACTAAGGGACTGCCATTCCTAAGATTCATTTCATATAGAGCAGTGATCTAgcctaaaatgtttttcagctGGGAGGGGGAAACTGTAGTGGGGTGGTCAAAAACGGTGCAGGGCAACACAACAAATAGGTGTCCAGTAACTAAGATAACCGTGCCAACGTTTTTGATCACCTGCCTACGTCTTGTTTCAACATTCAATACCCACCCCATAacatgtcccatttttccatcttCGCATTATGCCCCAACTTTCCCCACTCAGcttcctagtgttccatgtttttaaGAAGTGATTACACTCTTTGGGGCAAAATGGTGTAATCATTTTAgtgtaataattttgttttagtttaaaaatagtattaaaaaaaaaaactccggCATTTATCAATCAAAAGTGTTTACTGACAACCACTAGGCACCCCTGAATAACGGGCagtaactgctaggctttttGACAAAATTGGTGAACACTTAAAAAGCTTGCATAGTGGTAAACAAGCGCTTCCAATGCAATTATTCATTTTGAATTAatgaaataaagttaataaaattattgtatatcAGCATATCCCTTGACAGCTTACAGTTAAGAGTTAAAATTGCATGTTAACATAAAACTTGTATGCATGTTAACTAGAATcatacaagcaaaaaaataaaaaaaagacaggaacTTCTTtccaacataatttttttaatttgagaaaaaaaaatacaactcttTAAACATGGCCTACAGTTTTATTAGGAAgacaaacatttctgcaaagCATAATACTGGCATCAAATAATAAACGAATTTGAAATATCTGGATTGTTGTGTCAATACTTGATGTTTCATACCAGGAAATATCAAGCATTTACAGTAATTGTTCGCCACATGTActtcaactggaaaaaaaactataaaccatacgaagaataaaatgaataagttATTTAGCTTAGAAGAACAGACCAACCTATGTTCAGTGCAAAACTCTCATAACGAGGtattaagatgaaaaaaaaaaaaaaagatcacatgtACACAATAGATGATAAAACCTTATGTGTAATATACTTCTCCCAAAAACAGTTATTAATTGtgcaataatattattgatagaaacttacacaatttattgtgtatagaaaaaaaaagaggaacattatttttgatattttggaaTTTCCTTCCATCAAAAGGCATTACCCAAAGGATAGACAAAATATTGCTATGTCTCCAAAACGCAATAGTGCACATAAATGTCCGAAAATAatggtgcaagaaaaaaaagatgcaaatatttttgcaataaaatactagTCATCAACACTACTCAAATATGAATTTTCTACAGTTGGTACCTtgaagagaaaaaataataaaaacaagaactgTTAAACCATTACTACAAACTTTCATCCAGTTTTTCGCAGCAGTAAAAATTTCTAAAATGCAGGAGTAAGAAAATAGCAAACTTTGTAAACGTTTCATTGTTCTGGGTTAAGTCTGTTTCTTGTTATTGGCAATAGAGCCATACTGGCATTGGAAATTCTTTAGGACTAGTTCAGCTTAGCAGGAGAATGGGATCCTCAAACTCATAGAAAGACATTGAGCCGGTCTGACTCTCTCCAGAGTCAGAATCATAAGGAGTGTCTGGCAGCTCGCAGAATGTGTACGCTAATTGTTCATCTTCCATTTCAGATCTGGCACACGAAGGGCTGGAGTATTCCTCTTCTCCAACATAATTGAAATCTTGAGGGATGTAAAGCATATCTGGATAGTTCCTTGTAATCAGATCACTTGTAGTTTTTAGTGATGTTTTTCTAAATGCCATGAGATGCATGTGTGAAAATTTGGAGTAGGTCATTCGTTTGAAACCAAGAGATTCAATGGCAATTTTCCAGCTCTTCATCATCATTGCATGACGATTCTGATGAGAAGAATCTGGGGTAATAATGAGCAGCAAACCATTTAGTGTAAGTAGTTCATGAGCTTTCTTACAGCAAATCCATCGCTGGTAACGTGATGGAAAGTAGGACAGAAGTAGGGAAAATACAACTACATGGAACAGTTCAGCAGGAAGGTAATCTATGGGATTTTTTAGCTGTTTCAGAAAGGCCTCAATGGCATCGGGGGCAAGCTGAAGTGGCCTCTGGATCTGCAAATTCAGAAAGTCACATTTGTAGACAGTCTAAaaaatttaggaaagaaaaagaaaaaaattaaaaattacaccAATTGTTGCCACTGCCTAGATTGTCGTgcatttttctatgttttaaaaataatgttttattcttaacaggacaatagaataaaatgtacacTTATCTACAGCAATGAtagatttttcattaaaaacagatcacagtaaaaaaaaaaaaaaaaaatttgcaagacAATATGAAAAGAAAGCCTTGCTTGTTCtaacaaaatatgtattatttgaCAAAATTATTGATTAAGCAACAGGCCCatagaagaaatgtaaaaactgcttTGGTCCAAAAAATATACAGGCATGAGAACTGAAATGgttaacaaatcataaataccATTCGAGATTTTGAATTATTACAAAAAAGGTTAGAAACACTGGTTGTTTTGGTATGCAATCTCAAAACGCTACACTATATTTTAGCAAAAACAAATAGATCAATGATGTACACTATTATGTATGCATGACATTCCACATTATTGCTATGCCCACACCTGTAATTAGACACAGAGGCAGGGTCATCTAAACCCTAAAATGAGTTATTACCTCAACAGCAGGCACAATATCGATACCAACAGCCAGAAAATCttcatattttacaaatggattATAGCAACTTCCTACATCAAGTAGTCTGATCTTCCCAGGAAGGTGAAACCTGTTaaggaaaattatttattaaacttgACGCCAGTGGTGTTTCTGAAAATTCAGTGATCACAAAAATCTAGATCATTTTGCTGAAAATAGTTGGTAAATCAAAATGATAAAATCTTAAGGAGATTATATAGAGTAAAATGAATTGCCAATTTTAGTTGAGTTCTGCATccatatttgtgaatattttgggTTTAACTATCAAAAAGTATCCACTTGTTGAATAGTATGGGATATGTAATGTCCCccaaaaaatttaaaggaaagaaTTTATAACAGTGTTCAAAGTACAAGCTGTCTTGTATAGTACAAAATGTAGTGGTGCCTTCAAATGTACACATTCACATGAGtacaaaagagtttttttttttttttttacattgaaagacATTTTTTGCACAAATACCATCAATGTTTTTTCTGCCCCAAAAAACTGGCCTTAGATTATGTTTGGGACATGGTACTATGGTAAGgtcattagactgtgactatatCTATCATTATATTAAGAATTAATGCACCATGTACAATATTACCCACTACATTATGCACTGTATACATGTACTGTATGGTGCATTCTTTGGAGTACTGCACTGTGTATGTTAAATACTCTGCAATACTGTACACACTGTAGTGTACTTTCTATATCCTGGATGTACACTATTGAAAGTAGAATTGCAGGCATTACAAATCATTATACATCCACATTACAATGTAAGTGCATAAAAGGCAATATCTGAAATAAATGCTAGGCAGAACACATATTATGAGTTCCTGGGGGGTCTTAGGCCGCATCAAAACCGGTATGAGGGGTGCAATAAGTAAGTTACTGAGTACAATTCTCTCAACTATAGCCTACAACAAAATGGCAAGATGAAAAaatctggaaatatttttttttatatttttttttgttactgggCCATCAGCACCCCCATTTTGTAGGAGTTAGCTGTGGATACTGTACATCTGGGCTACATGAGGAGGAGGAAGGTTTTCAAGAAATGAACTAAGAATGTAAGGGGCGAAAATAACACCATTTCATTACAGGGTGGAGGTAGAACAACTACTTTTTTCAAGGTtccagtatttttaaaaaaagaaaatatatagaatTTGTGTTTcttaaatatgttctttttttaaattccattatcACACACGCTGACAAAGCAATGAACTATGGTATGTGCCAAGCAATCAGTCTCTGGAGCGTTTACAAAAGTTCATACTAAAAATGAATAccatgtctttattttattaccaataatagTGGAAAATGAAAACAGGAACACatctttttaaactgtataaaaCATAGCTCTGTATATTAGGCAGGACATGCTTGTCACAGTGTTTGAGTTACTTTACGTTTATAGagatacaaaaacataaaaaaatatgacataaataaatttacaattcATCTGCCCACTTGCTAAAACAAGTAGTCAAGCAGAGACAAATGCTCCGATTTACTGTTACTATTCCATATTAGATAGCTGTACAAAGCCAGTACAACATttgatttctatatattttttggcaCAATTCAAATAAGCTAATGTTTATCAAGACTTTATTACATGCATTGTAGGAAAATTAAATTTTGCATGTTATTTTAAACTATTTGCAtcagtgtataatatatataataataaaaaaaaataatgacacccCTGCGTGTGATTTAAGCTGCCTAGACTGGAAGTTCCAAACAGCAACTATTGTCTTCATTTCTgtttagaaagtttttttccccaaactgaAAAAGTGATTTAGCAATATTGATATGTTCCCTACTTATTTAGCTCCAGTTGGAAATCAAATGATACACggattaaaatgtataaaaaaaaggttaaaatactattatttcctaaaagtaaattccaaagttttttttgctattaatgcctttaacaatttaaatatgGAAATGCTTAGAACACTTCTTAACTGGTCTCTTTTGTCCATTATGCAATGCTATGGCTAAAAGTTAAATTGATTTTTTCTATGTACTGTACAATATGTTGTGTTCATGATGTTGCACTTTGATCATACAGAATTTATAATGAAGTGCAATGTTTATTCtgataaataagcaaaattttcaTCTCATCATAGCACAGATCCAAAATGACATAAAAACAGAATGCAAAATGTCATATGTAATTTAGTGAACtagtttattttaactttaagcATTGAATGGTAATGATAAAAAGTACCCAATGTAGCAGTAGTTTGCATAATGTCTTAATCCACTGAGGTTTTCTCTTTTTAAGAATGGTCATAGATATGTTGGTGGCATCCTTGACGAGACTAAGGCTTTAAGAGTCAGTAAAGAGATAGGGGTGCGCATGTGCGGGATCGGCTGATAGATGCACTGGCTCCGCTCTGTGAGGGGAAATCAAAGGATTTTTACAAGCTCATCCGCCGGCGTTTCAAGttcccaccacctcctcctgctccCCAGATCTTCAGGGCATGCAGAGGTGACTAAATAAATGACCTCCTGCAATAGGAGGGGGCCAGGCAAGCTGACTGCTAAAGCTGCCTTGCTGAGAGCTGGAGGCAAGATGGCGTCGACCAGCTCTACCTCAGACCACGCGGCCGCTGCACCGGACGATGTGAGTGAGTCGGACAAGTTCTTGGATAGCTTTCTCTCACAGTCCTAACAACAACCGCCCTCTGTGCAAGATAATATGCTGGAAAAGTTTAAAGTGCTGCTACATACAGCTTTTGGATGCCACATCTAAGAAAATCACTAACCACTTCACTAAAAAGCTTGGTGTCATCGCCAATATAAACGACCTCAAAAAGAGACTGGAGAGAATTAAAAGCAGTTGAAAGTAGTAACTCAAAAGCCCGGtgctgctgtttttgttttttttcttctgccctTTTTGGAGATTAGTAGCTACTTCTAGGCCTATTGTAAACTATCATTATATGTATCATATTATGTACCACACCGCACAGTTCAGCTGTGAACATCGTATGGATGATGTGTTCTGGAGGGCCATGAAGAAGACCTGGACCACCTGAAACAAGAAATACAGGTATTGCATTACAAATTGGAGGATCTACAAAACAGATCCCACCGCTCAAATTTGAGAGTTAGGGGGCTGCCTGAGTTCATAGTGGATTTAACTTCCTTAACTCAACTTGTGTCCTGAGTAATCGATTGAATGCTTAGAGTTCGAGCGGATTCACCATACGCTAGCCAAGCCTAGACCCGATGGCCCCCCCAGAGACATTCTTGTTAAGCTCCACTACTATAGGTCTGAAGATAAATTGCTACAAGTTGCATGTGCTAAAGAGCCCCTGTCATTCCAGGGTCATCCTTATCAGCTCTTTGATGACTTGGCTCCATCCACTATCCAGCGATGTAGAGAACTTAAAACCTATCTGCGCATTCTACAAGACCTGAAAATTGCAAATAGGTTACCCTTTTAAGTTAATACTGCCCTTTAATGGGAGAAACCAAGTGATCAACTCGGTTTCAGAAGCTCTTGAATGTTTTAGATCCCTGGGCCTTCCTTTGCCATCTTTGACGGATGAACCTGAGCGGAAATCCTCGCCCCTACATACCCCAGGACAACACCGTCAGCACCTTCACAATCGCTAAGAGCACCAAGTCAGGACCTCGTCCAAAGCTGTGGGTCGTTCCAGTCAGCAGGATAAAGTAACCTGAAGCTAACTTCTGCATATCTACGTTGGTCCTTTTTTATACTATCGGTTTCACCCTCAAACCGTCGGGGCCTTATTTGTTGGGTTTCGTTACTCATCTGTTGTTGTATCCAGCCTGTTCCCGTGACCCTCTGATCCTCCACCGATTACTGGAAAATGGAGAACTTTGATCTGATCGCCCGGAGTCGTAAGTTGGCGGACAGTCATATTGTTCAATGCTGGAGtttcttatttgtattttagGCCTAGAACCATGTTTCCATGTTTACCTAATACTCAAGTGCCAGGAAAATGTAATGTTACAATAGTCTTACCAAGTTGCCTTATTTTCCCTCACAGTTGTCACTGTACACTCTGGGGGAAGACACCTGGAGATGTACTGGGGCTAATCGGGATATTCCTGATTCACCCTCGTATGTTTGTACTTATGTCACTTCTTGGGCCACTAGAGTCCCCCCCCTTCTTTGTTGTTTCTCCTGCACGGTCATCCAACCCCACCCCTTGGGTCACCGACACTCACTTGTTGTCCTATGCCTGTGACTATGCCTGGTTTGAGAGATCCTACCCTGTTTGCCGATTTCCATTCTCTCCCTTAATGTTCAGGGTATGAACTTCCCCATGAAATGGTCCCAGGCTTTTCGTCACTTTCACTCCTAGAGATAAGATATGTTGTGCctccacaaaaaaaacttttcctccACCCTCCTGCCCCAGGTACCTTCATGGCTTCTACCCCGTGGTGTATTTTGCTAATGCTTCAGTAAAACAAAGAGGTGTCCTTATTGGTTTCGCAAATCAGTGACCTTTACTGCAGACAAACAAATTGTGGATCCGGAGGGACGCTTTCTCATCCTAGTGGGTGATCTAAACTATTTCATGCTTAATCATACCCCTGAGGTTTCGACCAAAACCCTCTGGGCTGCCCATAAGGCTGTTTTATACAGACAGACTCCCAGATCAAGAAACAAAGACTGGCGCGAATATCGCAGCTTGAGAGTGATTACGCCCAAACCAGATACTGATTTACCCTCCTGGTCCAATTATCGCCTGATCTCCCTGCTTAACATAGACGTCAAAGCCCCTAGTCTTAACCAGGGAATAGATAGAGTGATAGATCAGGACCAAATTGGCTTTATCCCTAAAAGGCAAGCGGTACCAATATACGTTGTGCACTTCATCTAGCACACCACGCCCGCTCAAAGGGGGTACCCGCATTTTTTCTTAGCTTAGATATCAAGAAAGCCTTCGATTCGGTGCAGTGGTCATACCCCACCTATCTTTTAGAGGTGTGGGGCTTTGGTCGACATTTCCGTAGCTGGGTGGCCGCATTGTGAAATTCCCCCAAAACGTTTATACAATACATGGGAGATAGGTCTACCTTTTTTCCCCAAAGGCAGGGGAACCAGACAAGGCTGCCCGCTGTCGCTGCTATTCTTTGCGCTGGCAATGGTGATACTATTGGAAATAAAGCACATAAATTGAGTCTCTTCGCTAGGAACACCGCTTCCGCCACTTGAGGGTGTTTATAACTGCGACCTATGAATTTGTATATCCTGCCAACATCCCAGAGCTAGCCCGCCAACTTGTTTCTCTACCGGAATCTTGGAAACAATACCAGATTTCTTGGTTAGGACGCATAGCGCCTGTCAAGATGACTTGGCTACCTAAGCTGTTGTACCATATGAGGGTCTTACCAGTAAATATACCAACAACTACTCTCAAGGTCCTGCAGAAAAGAATGCGGTCATTTATCTGGAACTCAAGCAAGCCTCGCATCCCACACCACACTATGTTTCACTGACGGCGTCAGGGTGGCTTGTCGTTACCTCACCTTCCATAATATTACACTGCATCTCAAATAGCACCCCTAACAGCCTACCATGTACTGTTGAACCCTCCTCATTGGGTCACTATTGAACAGGTCCCCTCCAGAGTACGTCTGCCTGTCTCCAATCTGCTTCTAAAACACTTGGGATGCAGACTTGGAACTTAGCTAGACAACTAGCTGGCCTGGCCACCAAT belongs to Pyxicephalus adspersus chromosome 2, UCB_Pads_2.0, whole genome shotgun sequence and includes:
- the SAMTOR gene encoding S-adenosylmethionine sensor upstream of mTORC1 isoform X3, encoding MSCLNPAYFDPLINGPHSSGWAPSDAGDFDKIWKEHCQDEEKLFEYAAAMKNLAGNHWAKKCEGEGRIEWCLGVCQEYFFNGGKRKALEKDARRAALNNHQSASCEDLLASGLTNTNGNTPNQEFHLPGKIRLLDVGSCYNPFVKYEDFLAVGIDIVPAVETVYKCDFLNLQIQRPLQLAPDAIEAFLKQLKNPIDYLPAELFHVVVFSLLLSYFPSRYQRWICCKKAHELLTLNGLLLIITPDSSHQNRHAMMMKSWKIAIESLGFKRMTYSKFSHMHLMAFRKTSLKTTSDLITRNYPDMLYIPQDFNYVGEEEYSSPSCARSEMEDEQLAYTFCELPDTPYDSDSGESQTGSMSFYEFEDPILLLS
- the SAMTOR gene encoding S-adenosylmethionine sensor upstream of mTORC1 isoform X1, with protein sequence MAVVCNRGRAMEQCRSVGTCGGEREVSSAPMSVPTGRDMKQEQEKLSGVVKSVHRSLRRKYLEDKQENINLGKKSLNLLAGDFDKIWKEHCQDEEKLFEYAAAMKNLAGNHWAKKCEGEGRIEWCLGVCQEYFFNGGKRKALEKDARRAALNNHQSASCEDLLASGLTNTNGNTPNQEFHLPGKIRLLDVGSCYNPFVKYEDFLAVGIDIVPAVETVYKCDFLNLQIQRPLQLAPDAIEAFLKQLKNPIDYLPAELFHVVVFSLLLSYFPSRYQRWICCKKAHELLTLNGLLLIITPDSSHQNRHAMMMKSWKIAIESLGFKRMTYSKFSHMHLMAFRKTSLKTTSDLITRNYPDMLYIPQDFNYVGEEEYSSPSCARSEMEDEQLAYTFCELPDTPYDSDSGESQTGSMSFYEFEDPILLLS
- the SAMTOR gene encoding S-adenosylmethionine sensor upstream of mTORC1 isoform X2; amino-acid sequence: MAVVCNRGRAMEQCRSVGTCGGEREVSSAPMSVPTGRDMKQEQEKLSGVVKSVHRSLRRKYLEAGDFDKIWKEHCQDEEKLFEYAAAMKNLAGNHWAKKCEGEGRIEWCLGVCQEYFFNGGKRKALEKDARRAALNNHQSASCEDLLASGLTNTNGNTPNQEFHLPGKIRLLDVGSCYNPFVKYEDFLAVGIDIVPAVETVYKCDFLNLQIQRPLQLAPDAIEAFLKQLKNPIDYLPAELFHVVVFSLLLSYFPSRYQRWICCKKAHELLTLNGLLLIITPDSSHQNRHAMMMKSWKIAIESLGFKRMTYSKFSHMHLMAFRKTSLKTTSDLITRNYPDMLYIPQDFNYVGEEEYSSPSCARSEMEDEQLAYTFCELPDTPYDSDSGESQTGSMSFYEFEDPILLLS